The Bifidobacterium bifidum ATCC 29521 = JCM 1255 = DSM 20456 region AGCTGCGCGACCAGTGCCTGCGCCTGCGCGCCGGCCGTGTCCTCGCCGCCCGCCACCGACGAGGCGAACTTGCCCACCGAGTCAGGCACGTCCTTGGTGCCCGGCTGGTTGGTGACCGCCGCGTTGGCCTTGGCGATCTCCTTGTCGGTGGGTGTGGGGGCGATGATGCCGCTTTCCGTATAGGTCATGCCGGTGGACAGCCCGGCCGGGATGATGGCCGACTGCGTGCTCTCGTTGTAGTAGAAGAGCGTGTGGCCGGCGGAGGATCGGGATTCGCCGCCGCCATTTCCGTTGGCGCCTCCGGTCTTTCCCGCTGACGTGACGTCGACGCTGCTCGCCGCTCCTGCCAGCGGCAGCCATTTGTCGCTCAGACCCTTGTCGATGGTGAACGTGGCGGTGAACTTCTTGCCGTCCACCGTATTGGGGATGCGGGTGCCGACGCGTCGGTAGTCGGATGAGTCCGAGGCTTCGGTGGAGTCGGACAGGTTCCACACGTTGCCGTCGAACTGGTCCATCACCGCGAGCCTGACCGGCGTGCCCTCGGGCAGATTCGTGACCGTGAGCAGCGTGTCATCCTTGTGGTCCTTGACGTAGGAGCGCAGGCCGCTGAGCGGGCTTGCGTAATCGTACGGGCTGAGCGGCGGATCGTAGTAGTCGCGCAGGATCAGACGTGACTGCCCGATGACCATGCATGCGCCCACGCCCAGGCCGGCCGCCAGCAGCAGGATGATCGTGGCGCTGATCCAGCGTCCCAGTTCCAGAAGTTGCCATCGCCACGACAGCCAGACGATCATGATGAGGCCGATGAGAACGCCGGAGGCTATGGGCTGGAAACCGGTCTGCGTGCCCAACAGGGCGCAGACCACCAGTTCGATGGCGATCGGCAGCAGGCTCAGCACACTGAGCTGCCGTTTGTCGCCGATGGCGAACACGCCGGCGAGGAATGACAGCCACAGGCATATCGTCCATGCCGCCATCAGGCTGCCATCGCCGGAACCGGTCGGCGGCGGTACGGCGATAAGGTATTTGAACGCGCCGAAGGTGCTGACGAACCCCTGTGACAGTGTTTCCACAGAGGGAATCACATGGCTGATGGCGGTGTCGTTCAGCGCGATGACCGGGCCGATGACGCCCTGCGCAACGATCAGGAACACGATCTGCCACCACAGGCGCAGCGCGGGTGCGGTCCCTGCATAGGCGATGAGGGCGCCGAGCAGGGTGGCCGGTACAGCGGCGACGGCCCACATGGCGGCTGATCCGTACACGTCGAGAAGATTGGATGCGGCAATCAGCGACGTCAGCGCGATGACGGCCACGCTGATGAGGTTCGTGCCCCAGGAGCGGCGTCCGACGCGGGCGAGCGGCAGACGGTTGCCGCCGCGTGTCAGCCAGATCACTGAATGGGTGGATTCCGCCCATGAGCCGGTGGTGGTGCCCGTGCCGGTCACGGTCGAGCCGAGACCAGAGAACGGACGCCGGGTCTGCCCGACCTGGCCGGGCAGGGCGTCCACGGCCGACGTGGCGGAGTCCGAGCCGAGTGAGCTGTCGATCACATCGTTCATGCGAGCACCTCCATGATGAGCGGCAGGTCGTCAAGCGAGCCGACGGTGGCCAGCGTGAAGTCCGTGAAATGCTTGATTGCGCGCACGTCGCCCGGCGAGGTCTGCAGCACGAGGCACGTGGCGGATTTCGGCAGCGCGAGCACCATGCGCTTGATATGGTCGAGCTGCTTGAGCGAGCCGACGGTGAAGAAGTAGAACGAGCTGTCGGGCGAGTGTCGCAGCGTGCTCTCCACCAGATTCGGGTTGTCGTCGGTCCGCGGGGTGATGGCGCTGCAATCGTCCAGGAACCCCATCGGGAATTTCGGCGTGTCATGCGCGCTGCCGGCATGCGTCTGCAGCGGACGGTCCTGTTTGAGGCACTGCACGCCCAGCGAGGCGTGCACGCTCACGGCCATCTCGAACTCCTCTTGACTGACGTAATCCTGCGGGTTCACGTCGAGCGTCATACTCGTGTCGGTCCGCCGCGTCGCCTCGTACTGGCGGATCATCAGCGTGCCGGTCTTCGCCGAGCTGAGCCAGTGCACGTTGCGCACGTCGTCGCCCGGCTCGTATTCGCGCAGCCCGTAAAAGTCGAGGTCGTCGTCGACGATCTGACCGCTGGGCTGGCCTTCCAGATCCCGTGCGACGCCGGCGTTGAGCGTGTTGAGCCGCGCGATGTTCGGATGGATATAGACGGTGATGCGTTCGGCCAGCGCCTTCTCGTGGCGCACCAGCCCGAACGGGTCTCCCTTGCGGATGTTCAACGGTCCGACGGTCAGGACGGCGCGGGAGACGGTGGTGAACTCGATATCGGTCTGCTTGGACTGGCCCGGCGCCAGCATGGGGATGCCGAACCGCTCGTGAGCCTCGCCCAACGGCAGGTCGCCGCGTGCGGTCGTGGTGGGGGTGCGCCCGGGATTGTCGATGTCCACGGTCACATGGACGTCGTCGCCGACGGTGACGCGGCGACGCGACACGGCGATGGACGCCTTGAACCCGGTATTGCCAAGCGAGAGCACGATGGCGCAGAGGATCATCATCAGCGCCACCGCGGCGATGGCGAGCAGCTCATGCCAGCGAACCAACGGGAATCCGGCCGCGCATACGATGCCGATGACGACCACGGTCCAGCCCAGTGGGGATATGAACGAGGTGAAGAATCGCCTGACCGCGCGCTTGCAGCGGCGCCACAGGCGTGCCGAGCTAAGCCGTCGCCTGTGGCGCGCCGACTTGCCCGATGCCTGTTGGCCTCGCTCGTTCCGTGGTTTCGGCTTGCGCGGTTTCCGCGGCTTCTGCGGCCTTGCTTCGAATGATGAACTGTCGTTGTGCCTGCGCATGGAACGCCTTTCACGCGCCGAGCGACGGCGCCGGCACGGTCTCCAGCATCCGGCTGATGGCCTCGTCCGTCGTCAGACCGGCGAAGGTGGCTTCGGCGGTGAGCTTGATGCGGTGCGACAGCACGGCGACCGCCAGATCCTTGACATCGTCCGGCACCACGTATCCGCGCCCGTCGGAGGCCGCCCAGATGCGCGCGCAGCGGGTCAGCGCCAACGCGCCTCGCATGGACGAGCCGATGGCGATGTTCTCGTCATGACGGGTCGCCTCGACGATGCGCACGATGTATTCGAGGATGTTGTCGTCGATGTGGATGCGCTCTCCGATGCCGCGCAGCGCGAGGATGTCATCGCCGGCGAGCACGGGGGAGACGGTCTGCGCGCGGTCGCGGATGTTGACCTGCCGCAGGAGGTCGACGCTTACCTGATGGCCGGGGTACCCGACCGACGTCTTGATGAGGAAACGGTCCATCTGGGCTTCGGGCAGCTTGTATGTGCCGAGCTGTTCGATCGGGTTCTGCGTGGCGATCACGATGAACGGCTGCGGCACGTCGTGT contains the following coding sequences:
- a CDS encoding DUF58 domain-containing protein yields the protein MRRHNDSSSFEARPQKPRKPRKPKPRNERGQQASGKSARHRRRLSSARLWRRCKRAVRRFFTSFISPLGWTVVVIGIVCAAGFPLVRWHELLAIAAVALMMILCAIVLSLGNTGFKASIAVSRRRVTVGDDVHVTVDIDNPGRTPTTTARGDLPLGEAHERFGIPMLAPGQSKQTDIEFTTVSRAVLTVGPLNIRKGDPFGLVRHEKALAERITVYIHPNIARLNTLNAGVARDLEGQPSGQIVDDDLDFYGLREYEPGDDVRNVHWLSSAKTGTLMIRQYEATRRTDTSMTLDVNPQDYVSQEEFEMAVSVHASLGVQCLKQDRPLQTHAGSAHDTPKFPMGFLDDCSAITPRTDDNPNLVESTLRHSPDSSFYFFTVGSLKQLDHIKRMVLALPKSATCLVLQTSPGDVRAIKHFTDFTLATVGSLDDLPLIMEVLA
- a CDS encoding DUF3488 and transglutaminase-like domain-containing protein is translated as MNDVIDSSLGSDSATSAVDALPGQVGQTRRPFSGLGSTVTGTGTTTGSWAESTHSVIWLTRGGNRLPLARVGRRSWGTNLISVAVIALTSLIAASNLLDVYGSAAMWAVAAVPATLLGALIAYAGTAPALRLWWQIVFLIVAQGVIGPVIALNDTAISHVIPSVETLSQGFVSTFGAFKYLIAVPPPTGSGDGSLMAAWTICLWLSFLAGVFAIGDKRQLSVLSLLPIAIELVVCALLGTQTGFQPIASGVLIGLIMIVWLSWRWQLLELGRWISATIILLLAAGLGVGACMVIGQSRLILRDYYDPPLSPYDYASPLSGLRSYVKDHKDDTLLTVTNLPEGTPVRLAVMDQFDGNVWNLSDSTEASDSSDYRRVGTRIPNTVDGKKFTATFTIDKGLSDKWLPLAGAASSVDVTSAGKTGGANGNGGGESRSSAGHTLFYYNESTQSAIIPAGLSTGMTYTESGIIAPTPTDKEIAKANAAVTNQPGTKDVPDSVGKFASSVAGGEDTAGAQAQALVAQLKDSGWFSHGLTGDYPSLPGHGSYRINALLAGSAMVGDSEQYASAMALMARELGLPSRVVMGFLPKNDDGDISNDRTETVNGTSTVKFTGNDIEAWVEINLEGYGWVAFYPTPKETKIPDDNQNLTPPNPQTLVRQPPVPLTDPLRDEEQAHGKSALAGEDATDEPAASIWSTIGRIAAKVAIYGSPVWIPLLICLLILALKTVALARLRRRGDARQRITSGWQAVHALAGQSGIPVTGTRRDQAQAIARQLNIDGAPLIALGRQADYAAFSGQPVTPEQAGAYWRSVLTTRKLMLASQSFMRRLRTRLSLRGVFHNVRILSSIRTWRHGDKRKPDGRQPAKQRPVKRKSSTKQPAGQKPATQQPSARQPSSQKGRQS